In one window of Streptomyces roseofulvus DNA:
- a CDS encoding quinone oxidoreductase, with protein MRAIQVYEVGGPEVLLEAEVDQPRPGPGEAVVEVAASGVNFLDVYHREGRYSVPLPFTPGSEGAGTVVEVGPGVVDVAVGDRVGWVEIPGTYAERAVVDSSRLVPLPDDIDFETAAAVLLQGMTAHYLVKDAYPVQAGDTVLVHAAAGGMGLLLTQLITHLGGRVIGTTSTTAKAELAKRAGAAEVILSSAVDDLAAEVRRLNGGQGLPVVFDGVGAHTFDASLASLRPRGHLVLFGAASGAVPPFDPIRLAHGGSLTLIRPSLGDFVADRSELLRRAADVFEWVRSKALEVTVTGRYALSEAARAHSDLEARRTTGKLLVIPGAAAGVHR; from the coding sequence ATGCGAGCGATACAGGTGTACGAAGTGGGCGGTCCCGAGGTGCTGCTGGAGGCCGAGGTGGACCAGCCGCGGCCGGGGCCGGGCGAGGCGGTCGTGGAGGTCGCCGCGTCCGGGGTCAACTTCCTCGACGTCTACCACCGCGAGGGCCGGTACAGCGTCCCGCTGCCCTTCACTCCGGGGTCTGAGGGCGCCGGCACGGTCGTCGAGGTCGGACCCGGCGTCGTCGACGTGGCGGTCGGGGACCGGGTCGGGTGGGTGGAGATTCCCGGCACCTATGCCGAGCGGGCCGTCGTGGACTCCTCCCGGCTGGTGCCGCTGCCCGACGACATCGACTTCGAGACAGCCGCCGCCGTGCTCCTCCAGGGCATGACCGCGCACTATCTCGTCAAGGACGCCTACCCGGTCCAGGCGGGCGACACGGTGCTCGTCCACGCGGCCGCCGGCGGCATGGGGCTGCTGCTGACCCAGCTCATCACCCATCTCGGCGGCAGGGTGATCGGCACGACGTCGACCACGGCGAAGGCCGAGCTGGCGAAGCGTGCCGGGGCCGCCGAGGTGATCCTCTCCTCCGCGGTCGACGATCTCGCAGCCGAGGTGAGGCGGCTCAACGGCGGTCAGGGACTGCCGGTCGTCTTCGACGGCGTCGGCGCGCACACCTTCGACGCGAGCCTCGCCAGCCTGCGACCCCGCGGCCATCTCGTGCTCTTCGGCGCGGCGAGCGGTGCCGTGCCGCCGTTCGATCCGATCCGGCTCGCCCACGGCGGTTCGCTGACCCTGATCCGGCCCAGCCTCGGGGACTTCGTCGCCGATCGGTCCGAACTGCTCCGACGGGCCGCCGACGTGTTCGAGTGGGTGCGCTCCAAGGCGCTCGAGGTCACCGTGACGGGCCGCTACGCCTTGTCCGAGGCGGCCCGGGCCCACAGCGATCTGGAGGCTCGGCGTACCACCGGCAAGCTGCTCGTCATACCCGGTGCGGCCGCTGGGGTACACCGCTGA
- a CDS encoding ABC transporter substrate-binding protein: MSTTPPPPVRIGALAPLTRPGWTEAGRHLLAGLELAAGEANAGGGIDGRPLELVVRDTAADPHRAEAAVDDLAGLGVAALAGEYHSVAARAAAARADALGLPFLCSSAVLDALTERPTDRVARLAPAQSHGWRVYADFLLAAGHGRVAVAAEPSVYWAAGTRILRDRLAPRGGTVTELDARALPPAALCDALAAGGETALLLLTGFPDPAVPIVRAVRRDPRLADVLVGAPAGQPEFPAWESLLGEDGAAIPFLRYLPVHPTPLGARVESALRARLGATPSFVAFEGYDTITVLTETLRAHGTDHAAIAGSWPRVTVEGTRGAIRFTRPTDTPVQQWAWPPVQVTDRDPAAPARFRTLHTAPPEHPGR, encoded by the coding sequence ATGAGCACCACGCCCCCACCCCCCGTCCGGATCGGCGCCCTCGCCCCGCTCACCCGCCCCGGCTGGACCGAGGCCGGCCGCCATCTGCTCGCCGGCCTCGAACTGGCCGCCGGGGAGGCCAACGCCGGCGGCGGGATCGACGGCCGGCCGCTGGAACTCGTGGTCCGGGACACCGCCGCCGACCCGCACCGGGCCGAGGCGGCCGTGGACGACCTGGCCGGGCTCGGCGTGGCCGCCCTGGCCGGCGAGTACCACAGCGTCGCCGCCCGCGCGGCGGCCGCCCGGGCCGACGCCCTCGGCCTGCCCTTCCTCTGCTCCTCCGCGGTCCTCGACGCCCTCACCGAACGGCCGACGGACCGGGTCGCGCGGCTGGCCCCGGCGCAGTCCCACGGCTGGCGCGTCTACGCCGACTTCCTCCTCGCCGCGGGCCACGGCCGCGTCGCGGTCGCCGCCGAACCGAGCGTCTACTGGGCGGCCGGCACCCGCATCCTCCGCGACCGACTGGCCCCCCGGGGCGGCACCGTCACCGAACTCGACGCGCGCGCCCTGCCCCCCGCGGCGCTGTGCGACGCGCTGGCCGCCGGAGGCGAGACGGCCCTCCTGCTCCTGACCGGCTTCCCGGACCCGGCCGTCCCGATCGTCAGGGCGGTCCGCCGGGACCCCCGCCTGGCCGACGTCCTCGTCGGCGCGCCCGCCGGCCAGCCGGAGTTCCCCGCCTGGGAGTCCCTCCTCGGCGAGGACGGCGCCGCGATCCCGTTCCTCCGCTACCTCCCCGTCCACCCCACCCCGCTGGGCGCGCGCGTGGAGTCCGCCCTCCGCGCCCGCCTCGGCGCCACCCCCTCCTTCGTGGCGTTCGAGGGGTACGACACGATCACCGTCCTCACCGAGACCCTCCGCGCCCACGGCACCGACCACGCGGCCATCGCCGGCTCCTGGCCCCGGGTGACGGTGGAGGGCACCCGGGGCGCCATCCGCTTCACCCGGCCCACCGACACGCCCGTCCAGCAGTGGGCCTGGCCCCCCGTCCAGGTGACCGACCGCGACCCGGCCGCCCCCGCCCGCTTCCGCACCCTCCACACGGCACCCCCGGAACACCCCGGACGGTGA
- a CDS encoding metalloregulator ArsR/SmtB family transcription factor produces the protein MGHGIDTATGATPRERLDAVGTADVAATLQALATPSRLYILARLQEGPCSVGDLAEAVGMEPSACSHQLRLLRNLGLVTGERHGRSIVYALYDNHVAELLDQALYHVEHLRLGVRDTTAEPSAT, from the coding sequence ATGGGCCACGGAATCGACACCGCCACCGGCGCGACCCCCCGCGAACGGCTGGACGCCGTCGGCACCGCCGACGTCGCCGCCACCCTCCAGGCCCTCGCCACCCCCTCCCGCCTGTACATCCTCGCCAGGCTCCAGGAAGGCCCCTGCTCGGTGGGCGACCTCGCCGAGGCCGTCGGCATGGAACCCTCCGCCTGCTCCCACCAGTTGCGCCTGCTGCGCAACCTCGGACTGGTCACCGGCGAGCGTCACGGCCGCTCGATCGTCTACGCCCTGTACGACAACCACGTCGCCGAACTCCTCGACCAGGCGCTCTACCACGTGGAGCACCTGCGCCTCGGCGTCCGCGACACCACCGCGGAGCCGTCGGCCACCTGA
- a CDS encoding heavy metal translocating P-type ATPase, whose translation MPSSLDQRDRRRDRHERDAHPREPAPPAAAPPSRTRTRALALPEVRWALASLALFLLALVPYLADGPAWLWGTLFAAAYATGGWEPGWEGLKALRERTLDVDLLMVVAALGAAAIGQVLDGALLIVIFATSGALEAVATARTEDSVRGLLDLAPATATRLLPDGSEEMVDAEVLAVGDTVLVRPGERIGADGRVVGGASEVDQATITGEPLPVVKETGDEVFAGTVNGTGALRVRVGRDPSDSVIARIVRMVEEASRTKAPTQLFIEKVEQRYSVSMVLATLAVFGVPLAFGDDLTSALLRAMTFMIVASPCAVVLSTMPPLLSAIANAGRHGVLAKSAVVMERLGQVDAVALDKTGTLTEGTPRLTDVRPVPGGGLDADALLRLAAAAEHESEHPLARAVVGAARERGLVLAAAEGFTAAPGRGVTATVEGRRIEIGSPARLLADDPDASGDEHARVVRELEEAGKTAVAVLRDGEPVGVLGVADRLRPDAAATVAALTRLTGRAPVLLTGDNERAARQVAERVGITDVRAGLLPEEKVAAVRAWEAEGRRVLVVGDGVNDAPALAAAHCGVAMGRAGSDLALETADAVVVRDELAAVPAVVALSRTAHRLVVQNLVIAGAFIAVLVAWDLIGTLPLPLGVAGHEGSTVLVGLNGLRLLRTAAWPRPAAR comes from the coding sequence ATGCCTTCTTCCCTGGACCAGCGCGACCGGCGTCGCGACCGGCACGAACGGGACGCCCACCCCCGGGAGCCCGCTCCCCCCGCCGCCGCGCCGCCCTCCCGCACCCGGACCCGCGCCCTCGCACTCCCCGAGGTGCGCTGGGCGCTGGCCTCGCTCGCCCTCTTCCTGCTCGCCCTCGTCCCGTACCTGGCGGACGGCCCCGCCTGGCTGTGGGGCACGCTCTTCGCCGCCGCCTACGCCACCGGCGGGTGGGAGCCCGGCTGGGAGGGGCTGAAGGCGCTCCGCGAGCGGACCCTCGACGTGGACCTGCTGATGGTCGTCGCCGCGCTCGGCGCCGCCGCGATCGGCCAGGTCCTCGACGGCGCCCTGCTCATCGTCATCTTCGCCACCTCCGGCGCCCTGGAGGCGGTCGCGACCGCCCGGACCGAGGACTCGGTGCGCGGACTGCTCGACCTCGCGCCCGCCACCGCCACCCGACTGCTGCCCGACGGCTCCGAGGAGATGGTGGACGCGGAGGTGCTCGCGGTCGGCGACACCGTCCTCGTCCGGCCCGGGGAGCGGATCGGCGCCGACGGGCGGGTCGTCGGCGGGGCGAGCGAGGTCGACCAGGCCACGATCACCGGCGAACCGCTGCCGGTGGTCAAGGAGACGGGCGACGAGGTGTTCGCCGGGACCGTCAACGGCACCGGCGCCCTGCGCGTACGGGTCGGGCGCGACCCCTCGGACTCGGTCATCGCCCGGATCGTGCGCATGGTCGAGGAGGCGTCCCGGACCAAGGCACCCACGCAGCTGTTCATCGAGAAGGTCGAGCAGCGGTACTCGGTGTCGATGGTCCTCGCGACCCTCGCCGTCTTCGGCGTCCCCCTCGCCTTCGGCGACGACCTGACCTCCGCGCTGCTCCGGGCGATGACCTTCATGATCGTCGCCTCGCCGTGCGCCGTGGTGCTCTCCACCATGCCGCCGCTGCTCTCCGCCATCGCCAACGCCGGCCGGCACGGCGTCCTCGCCAAGTCCGCCGTCGTCATGGAGCGCCTCGGGCAGGTCGACGCCGTGGCCCTCGACAAGACCGGCACCCTCACCGAGGGCACCCCGCGCCTCACCGACGTACGCCCGGTGCCCGGCGGCGGCCTGGACGCCGACGCCCTGCTCCGGCTCGCCGCCGCGGCCGAGCACGAGAGCGAGCATCCGCTGGCCCGGGCCGTCGTCGGCGCGGCCCGGGAGCGCGGTCTCGTCCTGGCCGCCGCGGAGGGCTTCACCGCCGCCCCCGGGCGGGGCGTCACCGCCACCGTCGAGGGCCGGCGGATCGAGATCGGGTCCCCCGCCCGGCTGCTCGCCGACGACCCCGACGCCTCCGGCGACGAACACGCGCGCGTGGTGCGGGAGTTGGAGGAGGCGGGGAAGACGGCGGTGGCGGTGCTGCGCGACGGGGAGCCGGTGGGCGTCCTCGGCGTCGCCGACCGGCTCCGCCCCGACGCCGCCGCGACCGTCGCCGCCCTCACCCGGCTGACCGGCCGCGCCCCGGTCCTGCTGACCGGCGACAACGAACGGGCCGCGCGGCAGGTGGCCGAGCGGGTCGGCATCACCGACGTACGCGCCGGGCTGCTGCCCGAGGAGAAGGTGGCGGCCGTCCGCGCCTGGGAGGCGGAGGGGCGCCGGGTGCTGGTGGTCGGCGACGGCGTCAACGACGCGCCGGCGCTGGCCGCCGCGCACTGCGGGGTCGCGATGGGCCGGGCCGGTTCCGACCTCGCCCTGGAGACGGCCGACGCGGTGGTCGTCCGCGACGAACTGGCCGCCGTCCCCGCGGTCGTCGCGCTCTCCCGCACCGCGCACCGGCTGGTCGTCCAGAACCTGGTGATCGCGGGCGCCTTCATCGCGGTGCTGGTCGCGTGGGACCTGATCGGCACGCTCCCGCTGCCGCTCGGCGTCGCCGGGCACGAGGGCTCCACGGTCCTCGTCGGCCTCAACGGCCTCCGCCTCCTGCGGACGGCGGCCTGGCCGCGCCCCGCGGCGCGCTGA
- a CDS encoding SDR family oxidoreductase, whose protein sequence is MSRSVFITGANRGIGLAVARMMAADGDRVAVGHRGGDVPEGLLGVRCEVTDQSSVDEAFETVAREQGPVEVLVANAGITRDTLLLRMGDDTFDEVLDTNLRGVFRTVRAAASVMLAERRGRIVLLSSALGFLGSPGQTNYAATKTALLGFARSLAWELGPRGITVNLVAPGIIETDMTKDLSDRRMRDTMRMTPVGRPGTDREVAAAVRFLASEDAGYITGAVLPVGGGIGMGI, encoded by the coding sequence GTGTCACGATCAGTGTTCATCACCGGAGCCAACCGGGGCATCGGACTCGCGGTGGCCCGCATGATGGCCGCGGACGGCGACCGGGTGGCCGTCGGCCACCGCGGCGGCGATGTCCCCGAGGGCCTCCTCGGGGTGCGCTGCGAGGTCACCGACCAGAGCTCCGTCGACGAGGCGTTCGAAACGGTCGCCCGCGAACAGGGCCCCGTCGAGGTGCTCGTCGCCAACGCCGGCATCACCCGTGACACGCTGCTGCTGCGCATGGGCGACGACACCTTCGACGAGGTGCTCGACACCAATCTGCGGGGCGTGTTCCGTACGGTGCGGGCGGCGGCCTCGGTGATGCTGGCCGAGCGGCGCGGCCGGATCGTGCTCCTCTCCTCCGCGCTCGGCTTCCTCGGCTCGCCCGGCCAGACCAACTACGCGGCCACCAAGACCGCCCTGCTCGGCTTCGCCCGCTCGCTGGCCTGGGAACTCGGCCCCCGGGGCATCACGGTCAACCTGGTGGCGCCCGGCATCATCGAGACGGACATGACGAAGGACCTCAGCGACCGGCGCATGCGGGACACCATGCGGATGACCCCGGTCGGCCGCCCCGGCACCGACCGCGAGGTCGCCGCCGCCGTCCGCTTCCTCGCCTCCGAGGACGCCGGCTACATCACCGGGGCGGTGCTCCCGGTGGGCGGCGGCATCGGCATGGGCATCTGA
- a CDS encoding ketoacyl-ACP synthase III family protein → MELAEPVGISAAALWLPRGRDRVEDAVAEGRLTRRHAEDLGHTAVPAALDESAPDMAVSAASDVLDAAGIEPKELDLTFHASMYYQGHDLWSPAHYVAHRIGAERALPIGIQQVCNGGSSAVQLASAYLTAARTTGSPRSRRALVTTADRFVAPGFDRWASDYGVAYGDGGTALVLTAPAADEDPLLLLSVASTAAPELEEMHRGADPFAPVPRGVRDRVDMRVTKRAYLREHGNEGFVAANLRGIRTVVGEALVDAGMHPYDLRLRYAVLPRFGRRTLRDSWRAVLAEHTSAEPLEYGLATGHLGAGDAVAGIADLMRERALAPGEAALVFSAGAGFTWSCLVVQAPDR, encoded by the coding sequence ATGGAGCTGGCGGAACCGGTCGGTATTTCGGCCGCGGCGCTGTGGCTTCCGCGCGGACGGGACCGGGTCGAGGACGCGGTCGCGGAGGGCCGGCTGACCCGGCGCCACGCCGAGGACCTCGGCCACACGGCCGTCCCCGCGGCCCTCGACGAGTCGGCCCCCGACATGGCCGTCTCCGCCGCGTCCGACGTCCTGGACGCGGCCGGGATCGAGCCCAAGGAACTCGACCTGACGTTCCACGCGAGCATGTACTACCAGGGCCACGACCTGTGGTCGCCCGCCCACTACGTCGCCCACCGCATCGGCGCCGAACGCGCGCTGCCGATCGGCATCCAGCAGGTGTGCAACGGCGGCAGCAGCGCCGTCCAGCTCGCCTCGGCCTATCTCACCGCCGCCCGCACCACGGGCTCGCCGCGGTCCCGCCGCGCCCTCGTCACCACCGCCGACCGCTTCGTCGCCCCCGGCTTCGACCGCTGGGCCAGCGACTACGGCGTGGCGTACGGGGACGGCGGCACGGCCCTCGTGCTCACCGCGCCCGCCGCCGACGAGGACCCGCTGCTGCTCCTCTCGGTGGCCAGCACCGCCGCACCCGAACTGGAGGAGATGCACCGCGGCGCCGACCCCTTCGCCCCCGTCCCGCGCGGCGTCCGCGACCGCGTCGACATGCGCGTCACCAAGCGCGCGTACCTGCGGGAACACGGCAACGAGGGCTTCGTCGCCGCCAATCTGCGCGGCATCCGCACGGTCGTCGGCGAAGCCCTCGTCGACGCCGGGATGCACCCGTACGACCTGCGGCTGCGCTACGCGGTCCTGCCCCGCTTCGGCCGCAGGACCCTGCGCGACTCCTGGCGGGCCGTGCTCGCCGAGCACACCTCCGCCGAACCGCTGGAGTACGGGCTGGCCACCGGCCACCTCGGCGCGGGCGACGCCGTCGCCGGCATCGCCGACCTGATGCGCGAGCGGGCGCTCGCCCCGGGGGAGGCGGCGCTGGTGTTCAGCGCGGGCGCCGGCTTCACCTGGTCCTGCCTGGTCGTCCAGGCGCCGGACCGCTGA
- a CDS encoding acyl carrier protein translates to MAGTQLPEDVRAGIREIVAEVLEVDASELTEDSSFVNDFDADSLLVIEIISRFERDLHVKIPKDELAELDTLPEAYELVGKHYAAGVVGA, encoded by the coding sequence ATGGCCGGCACTCAGCTTCCCGAGGACGTCCGGGCGGGCATCCGCGAGATCGTCGCCGAGGTGCTGGAGGTGGACGCCTCCGAACTCACCGAGGACAGCAGCTTCGTGAACGACTTCGACGCCGACTCGCTGCTGGTGATCGAGATCATCTCCCGCTTCGAGCGCGACCTGCACGTCAAGATCCCGAAGGACGAGCTCGCCGAGCTGGACACCCTGCCGGAGGCGTACGAGCTCGTGGGCAAGCACTACGCCGCGGGGGTCGTGGGTGCCTAG
- a CDS encoding beta-ketoacyl-[acyl-carrier-protein] synthase family protein: MPSQPTASRSSRRVVVTGLGAVSSLGLGARELVDAVRYGRHGIGPAEQFDVTGFEHTLAGEVRGFRPGAHLRRTTPERWGRSGQFAAVAARFAVADAGLGEESLAGHRGVSVFGTTNGESQEVERVVAQSVDRGPGSVDPALPGRTAPGNIAGAAAAELGLTGEALTFGTACAAGNYAVGYAYDLIGSGEADLAVCGGADASNRATHAGFHALGALAEDVPRPFDEHRDGIVTAEGGAALVLEPLDAAVARGARIYAEVLGHGMTCDARHMTNPYAGTIAACVRAAHERAGITPADVDYICAHGTGTRANDITEVTAVREVFGDDLPPISSVKSMLGHTMGAAAAFGALVSCAALHDGFLPPTATLRTVDPELGAVDVVPGVGRAASPRIVQNHGFAFGGNNAVVLFGKAGT, encoded by the coding sequence GTGCCTAGTCAGCCCACCGCGTCCCGCTCCTCCCGCCGGGTCGTCGTCACCGGTCTCGGCGCCGTGAGCAGCCTCGGGCTCGGCGCCCGGGAGCTGGTCGACGCCGTCCGGTACGGGCGGCACGGCATCGGGCCCGCCGAGCAGTTCGACGTGACGGGCTTCGAGCACACCCTGGCCGGCGAGGTCCGGGGCTTCCGGCCCGGGGCCCATCTGCGGCGCACCACCCCCGAACGCTGGGGCCGCAGCGGGCAGTTCGCCGCCGTCGCCGCCCGGTTCGCCGTGGCGGACGCCGGCCTGGGCGAGGAGAGCCTGGCCGGGCACCGGGGCGTCAGCGTCTTCGGTACGACCAACGGCGAGTCCCAGGAGGTCGAGCGGGTCGTCGCCCAGTCGGTCGACCGGGGGCCCGGCTCCGTGGACCCCGCCCTCCCGGGCCGCACCGCGCCGGGGAACATCGCCGGGGCGGCCGCGGCCGAACTGGGGCTCACCGGCGAGGCCCTGACCTTCGGCACCGCGTGCGCGGCCGGCAACTACGCCGTCGGCTACGCCTACGACCTGATCGGCTCCGGCGAGGCCGACCTGGCCGTCTGCGGCGGCGCCGACGCCTCCAACCGCGCCACCCACGCCGGCTTCCACGCCCTCGGCGCCCTCGCCGAGGACGTGCCCCGCCCCTTCGACGAGCACCGCGACGGGATCGTCACGGCCGAGGGCGGCGCCGCGCTGGTCCTCGAACCGCTCGACGCGGCGGTCGCCCGCGGCGCCCGGATCTACGCCGAGGTCCTGGGCCACGGCATGACCTGCGACGCCCGGCACATGACCAATCCGTACGCCGGCACGATCGCCGCCTGTGTGCGCGCCGCGCACGAGCGGGCCGGGATCACGCCGGCCGACGTGGACTACATCTGCGCCCACGGCACGGGGACCCGGGCCAACGACATCACCGAGGTCACCGCCGTACGGGAGGTGTTCGGCGACGACCTGCCGCCGATCTCCTCCGTCAAGTCCATGCTCGGACACACCATGGGCGCGGCCGCCGCCTTCGGGGCCCTGGTGTCCTGCGCGGCGCTGCACGACGGGTTCCTGCCGCCGACCGCGACGCTGCGGACGGTCGACCCGGAGCTCGGGGCGGTGGACGTGGTGCCCGGCGTCGGCCGGGCCGCGAGCCCCCGGATCGTGCAGAACCACGGATTCGCCTTCGGCGGCAACAACGCCGTCGTGCTCTTCGGGAAGGCCGGGACATGA
- a CDS encoding beta-ketoacyl synthase N-terminal-like domain-containing protein, which produces MTTLAVTEPSTHAGAGAGPLPGVVPLDIVGAGVFSAAGPGLAALADLPGGATAGATAGATAGATAEADGSWPPLPVRGVTGFDAEAVLGRKGLRGLSRTDRLAMAACLAAATGAPGGAGERTGIVLGTDVGSTAAQADFFRDTFTRERPYLVNPSAFPGTLMNSAAGRTAIRLGLTGLNATVSGGALASLHALRYARNALVNGHADRLLVGGVEEASAAGAWAWHRAGALRSGAALGEGCAVLVLRAGTAGGADRSAGDGEPLGRLLACETGYADPVAEGPLGVAARLAECVRTALLRSGVTVGEQPLVVPGAGARRGWAAVELRSLRAVFGPLPDSRAVRVDGALGETHAASGALRLATVLARWQAGAGDERAAVLTAVGQDGSVGAAVVTRPARA; this is translated from the coding sequence ATGACCACCCTCGCAGTCACGGAACCGTCGACGCACGCGGGCGCCGGTGCGGGACCGCTCCCCGGGGTGGTGCCTCTCGACATCGTCGGCGCCGGCGTGTTCAGCGCGGCGGGCCCGGGTCTCGCCGCCCTCGCCGACCTCCCGGGCGGCGCGACCGCCGGCGCGACCGCCGGGGCGACCGCCGGGGCGACGGCGGAGGCGGACGGCTCCTGGCCGCCGCTGCCGGTCCGCGGCGTCACCGGCTTCGACGCGGAGGCGGTCCTCGGCCGGAAGGGGCTGCGGGGGCTGTCCCGCACCGACCGGCTGGCGATGGCCGCCTGCCTGGCCGCCGCCACGGGCGCCCCCGGCGGCGCCGGGGAGCGGACCGGCATCGTGCTCGGCACCGACGTCGGCAGCACCGCCGCGCAGGCGGACTTCTTCCGCGACACGTTCACGCGGGAGCGGCCGTACCTGGTCAACCCGTCGGCGTTCCCGGGCACGCTGATGAACTCGGCGGCCGGCCGGACCGCGATCCGGCTGGGTCTCACCGGGCTGAACGCGACGGTGTCCGGCGGTGCGCTGGCCTCCCTGCACGCCCTCCGGTACGCGCGGAACGCCCTCGTCAACGGGCACGCCGACCGGCTGCTCGTGGGCGGCGTCGAGGAGGCGTCCGCCGCGGGAGCCTGGGCCTGGCACCGCGCGGGCGCGCTCCGGTCCGGGGCCGCGCTCGGCGAGGGCTGCGCGGTCCTCGTCCTGCGGGCCGGGACGGCCGGCGGCGCGGACCGGTCCGCCGGGGACGGGGAGCCGCTCGGGCGGCTGCTCGCCTGCGAGACCGGTTACGCCGATCCCGTGGCCGAGGGGCCGCTCGGGGTGGCGGCGCGGCTCGCGGAGTGCGTCCGTACGGCGCTGCTGCGCAGCGGCGTCACCGTCGGCGAGCAGCCGCTCGTGGTCCCCGGCGCGGGCGCCCGGCGCGGCTGGGCGGCCGTCGAACTCCGGTCGCTGCGAGCGGTGTTCGGGCCGCTTCCGGACTCCCGCGCGGTGCGGGTCGACGGTGCGCTCGGCGAGACGCACGCGGCGTCCGGCGCGCTGCGGCTGGCGACCGTGCTGGCCCGCTGGCAGGCCGGCGCGGGCGACGAGCGGGCCGCCGTGCTGACCGCCGTCGGCCAGGACGGCTCGGTCGGCGCGGCCGTCGTC